From Caminibacter mediatlanticus TB-2, the proteins below share one genomic window:
- the rpoB gene encoding DNA-directed RNA polymerase subunit beta, with translation MLNQLKSANRLRLDFSKIPQILDIPNLLHLQQNSFKDFINIEEPEKSGIHKVFKSMFPITDAQNRITLEYVGIEFKKPKYTVRECMEKGLTYSIPIKIKVRLIVHERDEKTGEKIGIKDIKEQTLFIRDIPLMTERTSFIINGVERVIVNQLHRSPGVIFKQEEAQNSNKLLYSAQIIPDRGSWVYFEYDVKDVLYVRVNKRRKVPVTILLRAMDYSKEDILKLFYPILDIIVKNGKFLMPSTQLEAGKLDYDLKDEDGNIIIPAGKRITRRKLKEIQEKYEYVEYPLELLFDRHLAEPIYDPLTGEVLFDTLTILNEVKLKKIVESQISEFKIVNDLADGVDDGILRAFHQDIETLKILKQTEGIENENDLARIRIYKVMRPGEPATPQTAKELFDKLFFDPERYDLTKVGRMKMNHKLGLNVPDDVTVLTYQDIIKTIQYLIGVRNGIGQIDDRDHLGNRRIRSIGELLANKLQDGLAKMQKTIKDKMTTITNVNELLPMDLVNTKLVTTTILDFFATGQLSQFMDQTNPLSEVAHKRRLSALGEGGVTRERAGFEIRDVHPSHYGRICPIETPEGQNIGLVNTLSTYAKVNEFGFIEAPYRVVKDGRVTNEIVYLTATQEEEKVIAPASVKIDEQTGEIIDDLIEARKDGEIVLVDKKEVDLYDLNPKMIVGVGASLIPFLEHDDANRALMGSNMQRQGVPLLRSEAPIVGTGIEKYVARDAWQIVKAKRDGKVIKVDAKNIYILGEDENGAYIDHYGLEKYLRTNQNTCFDQRPIVKVGDVVKAGDVIADGPNMDNGEIALGKNVLVAFMPWNGYNFEDAIVLSERIIRDDVYTSVHIYEEVCEVRELKHGLEELTADIPGVKPEYLSHLDESGIVKVGTYVKPGMILVGKISPKGDVKPTPEERLLKSIFGDKSGHVVNSSLYAPASMEGVVIDVKVYTKKGYELDERAKKAYEEEKQKIEDVYKNKLAIIDEEEMIALTTLLSSKPLIKEVALNSKIFKEGEKIPKEELQNINKFLLLSLVEYYDEETKREFEEIKSKYQKEKENIRKEYDEKIEVLERDDILPNGVAKMVKVYIANKRKIKVGDKMAGRHGNKGIVSIIVPEEDMPYMEDGRTVDVVLNPLGVPSRMNIGQILEVHLGLVGKKLGEQIEEILKEKQDDMMNKLRAKMKEIVKVAHFGEHFEKFLDSLTNEELLKYARDWAKGVKFSTPVFEGVTEEEFKKLFEMAGIPEDGKMQLYDGRTGEPIKERVNVGYMYMMKLHHLVDDKVHARSIGPYSLITQQPVGGKALFGGQRFGEMEVWALEAYGAAYNLKEMLTTKSDDVEGRNKAYRALTRGENVPIEGLSETFFVLSKELRALGLDLEFYKKEEDNEEI, from the coding sequence CAAAAATACCTCAGATATTAGATATTCCAAATTTATTACATCTTCAACAAAATTCTTTCAAAGATTTTATAAATATTGAAGAGCCAGAAAAAAGTGGAATTCATAAAGTGTTTAAGTCAATGTTTCCAATTACAGATGCACAAAATAGAATTACTCTTGAATATGTAGGAATTGAGTTTAAAAAACCAAAATATACTGTTAGAGAATGTATGGAAAAAGGTCTTACATATTCAATACCTATAAAAATAAAAGTTAGACTTATAGTTCATGAAAGAGATGAAAAAACTGGTGAAAAAATTGGAATAAAGGATATAAAAGAACAAACTCTATTTATTAGAGATATTCCTTTAATGACAGAAAGGACAAGTTTTATTATAAATGGAGTTGAGAGAGTTATAGTAAATCAACTTCATAGAAGTCCAGGTGTTATCTTTAAACAAGAAGAAGCTCAAAATTCAAATAAACTTTTATATTCAGCACAAATTATTCCAGATAGAGGTAGTTGGGTTTATTTTGAATATGATGTAAAAGATGTATTATATGTTAGAGTTAATAAAAGAAGGAAAGTACCCGTTACTATACTTCTTAGGGCAATGGATTATTCAAAAGAAGATATTTTAAAACTATTTTATCCAATTTTAGATATTATTGTTAAAAATGGTAAGTTTTTAATGCCATCTACACAGCTTGAAGCTGGAAAGCTTGATTATGATTTAAAAGATGAAGATGGAAATATTATAATTCCAGCAGGAAAAAGAATTACAAGAAGAAAACTAAAAGAAATTCAAGAAAAATATGAGTATGTAGAATATCCACTTGAACTTCTTTTTGATAGACATCTTGCAGAACCAATTTATGATCCATTAACAGGAGAAGTTTTATTTGATACATTAACTATACTCAATGAAGTAAAACTTAAAAAAATAGTCGAATCTCAAATTAGTGAGTTTAAAATTGTTAATGACTTAGCTGATGGTGTTGATGATGGAATTTTAAGAGCATTTCATCAAGATATTGAAACTTTAAAAATTTTAAAACAAACAGAAGGTATTGAAAACGAAAATGATTTAGCAAGAATTAGAATTTATAAAGTAATGAGACCAGGTGAACCTGCAACGCCTCAAACAGCAAAAGAGTTATTTGACAAACTATTTTTTGACCCAGAAAGATACGATTTAACAAAAGTTGGTCGTATGAAAATGAATCATAAATTAGGTCTTAATGTTCCAGATGATGTTACAGTTTTAACATATCAAGATATTATTAAAACAATCCAATACTTAATTGGAGTTAGAAATGGTATTGGACAAATAGATGATAGAGACCATTTAGGAAATAGAAGAATTAGAAGTATTGGTGAACTTCTTGCTAATAAACTTCAAGATGGTCTTGCAAAAATGCAAAAAACAATTAAAGATAAAATGACGACAATTACAAATGTAAATGAATTGCTTCCAATGGATTTAGTTAATACAAAACTTGTTACAACAACTATTTTAGATTTCTTTGCAACTGGACAACTATCTCAATTTATGGACCAAACAAATCCACTAAGTGAAGTTGCTCACAAAAGAAGACTTAGTGCGCTTGGAGAAGGTGGAGTAACAAGAGAGAGAGCTGGATTTGAAATAAGAGACGTCCATCCAAGTCATTATGGAAGAATTTGTCCAATTGAAACTCCTGAGGGTCAAAATATTGGACTTGTTAATACTTTATCAACTTATGCAAAAGTTAATGAGTTTGGATTTATTGAGGCTCCATATAGAGTTGTAAAAGATGGTAGAGTTACAAATGAGATAGTTTATCTTACAGCTACACAAGAAGAAGAAAAAGTAATTGCACCAGCAAGTGTAAAAATAGATGAACAAACTGGTGAAATTATTGATGATTTAATTGAAGCAAGAAAAGATGGAGAGATTGTATTAGTTGATAAAAAAGAAGTTGACCTTTATGACCTTAATCCAAAAATGATTGTTGGGGTTGGAGCAAGTCTAATTCCATTCTTAGAACATGATGACGCAAATAGGGCTTTAATGGGTTCTAACATGCAGCGTCAAGGTGTACCACTTCTAAGAAGTGAAGCTCCAATTGTTGGTACTGGTATTGAAAAATATGTAGCAAGAGATGCATGGCAAATTGTAAAAGCAAAAAGAGATGGAAAAGTTATCAAAGTTGATGCTAAAAATATTTATATTTTAGGCGAAGATGAAAATGGAGCATATATTGACCATTATGGACTTGAAAAATATTTAAGGACTAATCAAAACACTTGTTTTGACCAAAGACCAATTGTTAAAGTTGGAGATGTAGTAAAAGCAGGTGATGTTATTGCAGATGGTCCAAATATGGATAATGGAGAAATAGCTCTTGGTAAAAATGTTTTGGTTGCATTTATGCCTTGGAATGGGTATAACTTCGAGGATGCTATTGTTTTAAGCGAAAGAATTATTAGAGATGATGTTTATACATCTGTTCATATTTATGAAGAAGTTTGTGAAGTAAGAGAGCTAAAACACGGACTTGAAGAATTAACAGCTGATATTCCAGGAGTAAAACCTGAGTATTTATCTCATTTAGATGAGAGCGGAATTGTAAAAGTTGGGACATATGTAAAACCTGGTATGATTTTAGTTGGAAAAATTTCACCAAAAGGTGATGTAAAACCAACACCAGAAGAAAGACTACTTAAATCAATTTTTGGTGATAAATCTGGACATGTAGTGAATTCTTCATTATATGCACCTGCAAGTATGGAAGGTGTTGTTATTGATGTTAAAGTTTATACTAAAAAAGGGTATGAACTTGATGAAAGAGCAAAAAAAGCATATGAAGAAGAGAAACAAAAAATAGAAGATGTATACAAAAATAAATTAGCAATTATTGATGAAGAAGAAATGATAGCTTTAACTACTCTTTTATCATCTAAACCTTTAATTAAAGAAGTTGCATTAAATTCTAAAATATTTAAAGAGGGTGAGAAAATACCAAAAGAAGAACTTCAAAATATTAATAAATTTTTACTTTTAAGTTTAGTTGAATATTATGATGAAGAAACAAAAAGAGAATTTGAAGAAATTAAGTCAAAATATCAAAAAGAAAAAGAAAATATTAGAAAAGAGTATGATGAAAAAATAGAAGTACTTGAAAGAGATGATATCCTGCCAAATGGTGTAGCTAAAATGGTAAAAGTTTATATTGCTAATAAAAGAAAAATAAAAGTTGGTGATAAAATGGCAGGAAGACATGGAAACAAAGGTATTGTAAGTATTATTGTCCCAGAAGAAGATATGCCATATATGGAAGATGGAAGAACTGTTGATGTTGTATTAAATCCTCTTGGGGTTCCATCAAGGATGAATATTGGGCAAATTTTAGAAGTACATTTAGGTCTTGTTGGTAAAAAACTTGGAGAGCAAATTGAAGAGATTTTAAAAGAAAAACAAGATGATATGATGAATAAATTAAGAGCTAAAATGAAGGAAATAGTTAAAGTCGCTCATTTTGGTGAGCATTTTGAAAAATTCCTTGATAGTTTAACTAATGAAGAGTTATTAAAATATGCAAGGGACTGGGCAAAAGGAGTTAAATTCTCAACACCTGTATTTGAAGGTGTAACAGAAGAAGAATTTAAAAAATTATTTGAAATGGCTGGAATTCCAGAAGATGGAAAAATGCAACTTTATGATGGAAGAACAGGTGAACCAATTAAAGAGAGAGTAAATGTAGGTTATATGTATATGATGAAATTACATCACCTTGTTGATGATAAAGTACATGCAAGAAGTATTGGTCCATATTCACTTATTACTCAACAACCAGTTGGTGGTAAAGCACTATTTGGTGGACAAAGATTTGGGGAAATGGAAGTTTGGGCACTTGAAGCATATGGTGCTGCTTATAATCTTAAAGAGATGCTAACAACAAAATCGGATGATGTTGAAGGAAGAAATAAAGCATATAGAGCATTAACAAGAGGTGAGAATGTACCAATTGAAGGGCTTAGTGAGACATTTTTTGTACTAAGTAAAGAGCTTCGTGCACTTGGGCTTGATTTAGAGTTTTACAAAAAGGAAGAGGACAATGAAGAGATTTAA